GCAGTGTATTTCTGCAGTTTTACCAATAGATGGCAGTGGACACATGTGCGTTGTTCTTCAGCCGCTGCGTTGTAGGGAGGTCGTGGAAGATGCACAGGGTGGAAACCACCACACCGGACTGGTTTCAGTCCTCAAGTCACACCAGCACAGTTCAAATCAACATGCACACTCCATATCCACCAGCTGCGGATGGACAGGTCTCACGCTGACACATTTGAACATCTTTTACAGAGGACATACAAAACACAGGAGCTTACTAATTCAGGTCAGGCTGATTCCctaaatctgaaaatgaaatcagtttAGAAAATTGGTATGGGTTTGCTCTTTGAGTCTACAAAAAAATAGCAAACAGCTGCAGCTATAATGCACATAAACAATCTCAGACTGATCTCCGAACTGCTGATGGGACAGGTAATCCAGCAACTGGGATTCTCCAAAGATCCTACTAAAGCTGCTCAAGCAACAGATCCCTCTATATCCCCGCACTTTTTAGGTTGCTAAGCCCTAAGGTAGTGTGCGTGTCAAGCCCTCTGCAATGCCACCTCTGTCCTTTGAGTGTTGGGGTTTGCTTCTTTCCCTCTGAGGTTTCAAAGCTTTGCTGCTGTCTCCAGCTGTGCTTAGTTTCCAAGACAGCTGCATCTCTGTCAAAGGGATGGAGCACTGTCCTGCACATATTCCCCACCACAGAGCAGAAAAGCTGCAGACCAGCTGTCTGTCTTTGCTGTGATGACCAACTCAGACCTGTTTTTCTGTTCCCCTCTGCAGCCCAGTCCTTACGATGCTACACATGCAAAGAACCCACAGACATTTCTCTGTGCAAAACAGAGACCCTGTGCCCCATGAAAGCCAAGGCATGCACAACAACACTGCTCTCCGTAGACTCGGGTAAGTCTCGTTACTTGCTGGGAGGAGTCGTGGCAAGAGATGCATCCTTCATGCACCAAATTACCTCATGAACTTCTCCCATGCTGTCTTCTCCCCTTCCCAGTCCCCATCATGTATTGCTCTTTAAATTCTCTATAGGAATCCAGGTGGATTTGTCCAAAATTagagtgggaagaggaggaatccATTAGACTCGCAGCCTAATAGTGAAGCATGCAGAATCCCACTTAGTCTCTTTGCCTTTCCTATCCCTACATCATTCTTAGGGAACCTGAATCTACAGATATGTGCAAGCATACCACAGAAACCCAGGGACTTTCTCCTTGTTTGTGTGCACAGATGCTTACACCTAGCACCAACTGTGTAACACGGGAGAAAAACAACATGACCATGCCAGCATTATGCCAGCACGTTTCGTGCAGCCTGGGCTGGAACCTCCTACCTGGAGCCAACACAGGAACAGCTCACCTTAGCAAAATATGCAGGGACTTGTGTCTCTTGTCTCCACTAGAAAAAAATTGGAATAATCAGGAGGGTGAGAGGGAGAGAACCAGGGGACCTGTACATACAAAGAACAGTTTGGATTACAGGCCCCAACGGATTGCAGATGCTCAGCCCCTAATATATTAGCCTTTATTTGCCTTTAAACACTTTTTGTTAAGTCCCCCTTCACTGTACCAACACAAAGCCCATGTTGCTTGGTGCCAAGTATCTAAACTTTCCTTCACCATTTCTTTATctgtcttctccctctcctctttcttccctctccattTTAGGCTATCCCTTTTTCGGCAACATCACCGTGATCAGATCCTGCGCAGAGAATTGCACTGCCTCCGGCGGGATAGGGGCGAACCGCCCCATGTCGTGCTGCTACACTGACCTCTGCAATGACGACAGCTCCAACAGCAGCCCGGGACTGAAAACCAGCTATGCAGCACTGAGCGTCACGGCCCTGGTCCTCGTCATGCTCTTCAAGCCCGCTCTGTAACACTGTGGGCTCCCAGGCTCCAAATGAAGCGTCTCTTCTGCTGTGTCTGCCAAGCCGCCTTGTGAACTTGTAGATGCCTTAAGAATAACCTTCTTCACTCAGCTATGGCTTCACCCATCTTTAAAGCTGTGAATTCAAACGGATAGCTAAGAATTGGGGCACTGAGCCCTGAAACCCTCGAAATTCCAGATTCCAGCTTCTAAGCAGTTCTTCACCTTGAGCTGCATCTGGTTGCCAGGACCCATGTCCTCACCCCCTAGTTTTCCTTGCCAGGGCACAGTAGTGGGTGAAGCTTGGCTGCTCTGGGTGGCAGGAGGGCCTCGGCAGCATCATCAAGGCTGGTGCTCTGGGACATTCTCCAGCAAGGGCAGAGGCTGTGTAGACATCCTGGGCATGGATGGTGATGTCTTTCCAGACCTCCCTCAGCTCCCACACAGCCTGTGCACATGTGCCTACTTTACCATGTCCCCATGTACTGCCCCAAAAACCTGTGACTGTCCATCAGAAGCGTggcttattttctttcctcttccagtcCTGTTTCCTGAGTGAATGCAGGGGACGGTTAGTCACCCCTTGAGACCTGCTCAGCAAAGTGCTGTTCACAATTGCAGAAACCTGTCTAATTCTGCTCAGAATAAGCTAAGGAATGAGTTCAAAAGGGCTCGGCCTTATTGCACTGAGATAGGTGTATTTCTGGAAAGCTCCAGAGATGCTCAGGATTAACAGGGCAGGGCAGGTTAGACCTGCAAAAGCAGATTCCGGAGTTTGTCTAGCCCAAAACTTTATCAGCCCTTTGCTTGAGTTCAGGTTACAACCTGAGCCCCTGGCTTTCCATTTCCAGATGTTTCACAGACAGTTTCAAGCAACTTCTTCCATTACTCTGCCCTCCCCCATCCCTTCACAGCAGAGgccagagaaaaggaaaactaatgCTTCTCGCAGACCCGTGGCTCTGGGAAAGGCGAATGACTACACTCAGGCTGGCGCAAGAGTGCTGCTGGGGCCCCAGTGAAGGATTGGCTCCGTTCTCCTTTGGAGCAGCTGTAAGATTGATTTTCTCCCCTGTCTGCTGTAAAAGTAGAAGGAGTGAAACTGGATCCAAACAAGCCAGGCATTCCTGGCTCTCCTCACTCTCTGAGGGGGATTTGAACTTTGCTTTATTCTTATTGCCAGCACTCATTCGGGGGACCAGCAGACAACCTGCAACAGCAGGGGCATAGAGCAGGACAGGTGCCATCCTCATTAACCGTGCATTAGTGCCATCCCTGCAACCTCCTCTgtggcaaaataataataataagaagaaataataagaaataagaaagggtttctttttcttgcttgcaCAGAGGTAATTGTTTCTCAAGGTCTGTCTCAGTACCGTTTGCAAGAAAACCTTGGCAGGGTATCGCATTCCTTGGAGGCGGGCCCAGTACAAGCTTGGGGCACAGACAGATGTGAGGAATGAGCAGCCCCTCGTCCTGGAGGTGAAGTGCTCCATGCTTCACTAAAACAGCGGCAGCTGCCCTGAGACATCTAGGAAAATTTGAGATCTCCAGGGAAAAAACGCCATTGAGAGGATGATCCTTAGGAGTTACTGCAGTGCTGGTATCCCACCTTGCAGATGCAGATGCTAAAGCATCAGCCAGTTTTCTCAtccattccctccttccccactcaGAAAAGAGGCTGATGTGTCAGGCCTGAAGCAGGCCACTGTCCCTGCCATCCTTAAGTCAGATCCCCTTTCCCATTCCACGTTCAAGGTCTGGAGGAAGAAATTATCCCCACGGGCCTTTCCGCTCTGGGTCCAGggtcctgtgctgtgctgggatGGGCTGAACTTTCCTCCATCTATTGCACAGACAGTGATGGGGCAGGGTTGGATACAGAGGGGCTGGGTGGGGTCTTCTTTTGGGGTGAGAATCCGGTGAATAAAGTTGGATCCTCCAGTCCTCAGCTGCAGCGTTTCTTGTGTGCTCATCCTTCACCCAGGGAATGTGCAGGGGGCAGCACAAGCTGCAAGAAGGGGGGTATCTCTGGCTGATTTCCAGCCCACCGAGCTCCTGAATGTCCCCGGAAGAGGAGGGAAGTGGCAGAGAGGGGAAAAGTTGTGAAAGCTTCAGGAGGCAGGCAGGGGAGTTCAAAAACAGTCCTTGCAAGAGCTAGAATAAAGGTGATCCCCATTGTGggagaagaaggagaagcaggcagaagggaaaaggactgTCCAGTGACTGTCAAGGGGAGGTATGGGAGACTCATCTGGTGCATGTACAGGGAGAActggggcttttcctagtgcacCTTTCTTGCAGCAGGCaaagagaaagcagctgagcTCAGCATtgccaggggagcaggcagctgggagcagcgACTCAGTGCTTGCACGAGGGGTCTGCTCTGCACTGCAAAGGGAGCTGCCATTCTGTGTTGCTGGATGCCTAGTACTGGCTGTGAGCATCCAGCATCCCACAACGCTGTAGATGTCCTGTCAGCTCTGGCTCCCCTGTTAATGTGACTCAATCTCCAGAGCAGTGACCATCCACTTTAGCTGATGCAGAGCAAAAGGCAGAGCCTATCCTCAAGCATTTGTGAAATGTTCCTGGACTATGTAAGGTGAAAAGCCATTAACATAATGTGTTAGGGGGTGcaaaacatatttttgcattaaTATTCATTTGTCCTAAGCTGCAGACTGAACAGTCTTCCCTGAGAGTCCTTGCAAAGTTTGATTCTCCTGGGTGCACCAAACTGCTCTGGACGCTGCTTCTGTTATTGCCTTTATTTATTCTTGGTGTTTGATCCATAGAAGTTAAGCCCCAGTGAATACCACTGCCGCAGCAAAGGCAGAACGCTGCCAGGTGACTCAAAAGCATTGCAGACTTTTGCATGGCAGGGTAGTGTGGACATACATAAAGAGATGTTTAAATATAGACTGGATAGAGCAGACCAGAGAAATGTGTCTCCAAAGGGCCATAAAAAGATTTGCGGTCTCTAGGCCCTGCAAGATTAGGCTCTGTAGCaggcagcagcaagtgctgctTATTGCTGCATCACAGAATTTTAGCTGCCTTCTGGAGTGTTGTTCATCTGAGCAGTAACTCTGCAGGGCCAGAAGTTTTCCCTCTAGAATTGAAGGCACTCCTCAGCACTTAATGCTTTATCTGGCCTAGCAGCTGCCTTTTTACTCAGCTTCCAGCCCTTCTGCAAATAtggggcagccctgcaggtgcACAGCCCTGATCTACAAATCGTAACCCTGATCTGCCTGGTGACTTGCAGCTAGCACAGCAATTTGTGCTGCTGCCCACATAAAGctctgtgacttttttctttcctctgtgtgcAGATCTACAGGGCAACACACAGTGCAGGATGAGAGAAGAGTAAATCTAGGTCTTTGGCTCTGCTCCAGAGCACAGAGCATCACCCGCTTTCAGTTGCACGTCTGAAGGCAGAGCCATC
This Dromaius novaehollandiae isolate bDroNov1 chromosome 2, bDroNov1.hap1, whole genome shotgun sequence DNA region includes the following protein-coding sequences:
- the LOC112991298 gene encoding secreted Ly-6/uPAR-related protein 1-like; this encodes MKTLLFGLLLGLAYMELAQSLRCYTCKEPTDISLCKTETLCPMKAKACTTTLLSVDSGYPFFGNITVIRSCAENCTASGGIGANRPMSCCYTDLCNDDSSNSSPGLKTSYAALSVTALVLVMLFKPAL